CAGTGTGGCAGGAACACAGTGAATGAATAGTAAAATTAGCAGGAAGTGAAATCACAGGTAACTAGTTTTCTTGTTACCAACTCTAACAGGCTGAGACCTCATGGATCTGGTCATAATTGTATTTATGTATAACAGTATAGTCTTTCTAGATTTTAAGCCTTCAAGGAACtcttctgtcttgttcactgctgcattCCCACTgctaagcacagtgcctggcatacagaaGATTCCCAATAAATGTCTGCATGAATGAACGATACAAAGATCATTTTTTGAATGCTTATTATGTGCTATACATGGGCTTTGCAACCACATTTCCTCAGCCCCAGCTCTGAGGAGGAGGGGAGATGAGTCCTTAAGTATCATTCTAGGCAGCcatggggaaagggagaagagtGTTGGAAATGGTGGCATTTTTACACACTATCCTCATGGAATGGACTTACTCTGTGAGGAGAGAGCTCTTACGATCAATGAACTTGAGAGCTTCTGCCAGTgtcaactccaggaaaaaaccaTATCCCAGGGCCACATAGATGCGTGAAGTATCTGGGCTGAGGAAAGAGAGGTTAGAGGAAGTGCGGGGGAAGTCCTTATCACTGTTTAGCAGAGTGTATGTTTtgctccccacccttccccaaaTTGAGGCTCTGGGAAGGCAGGGATTTTGTCCTATTTTATTCACTGTCACATCCCCAGCGCCTAGCTTATATCCTACTGGGATAATAAACCTCgtatagtgcctggtacatagaagatactcaaaaaaatatatgttgcaTGAGGGAAGGGGTAAGCTGAACCCTGTGGGCTCAGAGGGGCGGGTAGACACTCACACCACTGTGTCAACGAAGAAGTTACAGCCCAAATCCACCTGCATATATAACTCCGAGTGCTTAGCTTCCTGTGGGGCCAGGGAAAAAGAGGTAGGGGTCAGTGGTGAACTCTTAGGTCAGGTGACAGGTTTGGCTCTGGAGTCTCTCTTCCCATTTCCCTCCCTTacccacacacaccaaaaaaatgaTACCCAACCCCATAGTCTTTACCTGGAGTCGCTCAATGACATTTCTCAGTTGAAGGTATTTGGCCAGCTGCTCATATACCTTGTCTCGATGGTCCAGCACCTTTCTGATGGGATGAAAGTACAATGGTGACCAATAGGCAGCCCCATTCCTCCTAGTATACCTCATATCATGACCCTCTGAGACTCTCACATCACCATACGCTGAAAAGGCTTTTTAGTGTACAAGTTAATTTTGGGCTCTgggtcagactgcctgggtttggatCTGGGCTCTGTCCTTTATAGATGTGTGGCTTTGGCAAGTAAGGAACCTGTTTGGGACTTGGtttccccatttataaaatgCAGATGACAGTATTACCTTGTAGAGTCATTAGGATTAAATGAGCATTTACTCAAAGCATCTAGAATAATGCCTACCAAATGGTAAACTCTCtacatgttagctattattactattactacacTCCCAATACTGAACTCCAATCATAATGTCCCATCCTCACCCTAGAAAAATCCTCCATCCCTTTTAGGATGCTCATAGTCCTAGTTCTGAACACCTTACTTCTTGCTTAGATTAACAAAAATTGCAATAATATTTCTTCATACTTATTGAACCTCTACTATGTTTCAGGCATCCATGCTACTAAATTATTTACAAAGATGGGACATATGAAAAACTCAAAACCACTGCATGGGGAAGGTTCCAGAAAactccccatttcacagagaagtTTATAGGGCACAGAAAGGCGAGGTATGACGTATTCACAAGGATGAAGAATGGCCGAGCCAGGATTCGAACCTGAGAACTGTGGCTCCAGAAAACAAGCCCTAATCCGTCAAACATCGGAGGCCGCGCATGCGCTGACACGCCCCCTGCTATGAACGCCACGTCCCAGCCAAACTGCACCCCGGATATCATCACCACTTCACGCTCCAAGGAGCGCGGGGCCGGACTCTGAACGCCTCGCCCACCAATCCAAAGGGTTGGCCCTAACTCTGAACGCCCCACCCACCACGTGGAATGTTCCAGACGCCCCGCCCTCTGCACTGTCACTCACCGCAAGTCCCGCTGCAGCACGTCACTGATGAAGGTCTCGTAGCGCAGTACTTTCTCCCCCGTGGCCTCCACCGCCCGCCGCTTAGGGGGCGTCGCCATGATGGGCtcctggggagtggggagggggaagaccACGTTGACCGCTCCAGTTTGGCCTCACACACAGTTCATCTCTACCCTCTCAACGCTGGGAATCGACTTGTCCGGCTCAAGCTGGGGGCTCAGCCTTCCGCCCCTCCCAACTCGGGGACCCGGCCACCCAGGGACACCCAAGCGCGGCCTTTACCTCAGGGCCGCCAGCAATAAAAACGGTTGGTAGGAACCGCGGCTTCCGGGTGGCGCGGGTGAATGACGTAAGTGGCAAGCGCGCTGGCCAACCAAATAGCCAGCTGGGGAAGACGGGCCaaaggggagaagagaagggCGGGGCTTCACGGAATCCGAGGAGATCAAAGATGACTAGGGCGTGGGAGCAGGCCATCTGGCAATAAACCGGCCAATGGGGGACTGCAAAAGCGGCGCGTGGAGCCTATGGAGACCGTGCGTCGCTGGTGAGGGTGGGATTTAATGGGATTTGGCGGTTCTAAGTTAGGCGCGACGCACAGGTAGAGGTAGAGAGAGGAAGTGAAGAGTTTAGTATTTAAAAGGACCTAAGAATTGACTATGGTTCTGGTCTATAAGGAAGATCCCGTGTGATCTGTCGGCTTGGATATTGATTTGTCATACGGGAGGTTTGGGTTTCACTCCTGGCAATGGGACTGAGTATGAGCACTTAAAAGGTTTTAAACAGAGAcagattttctaaaattcatctTTGATAACTCCAGCTCTGTACCTGCAACCTATAACTGAGGCTCAAGCGGAAATTGACAACGCAGTATATCTAATCACCTCGTTTGATAGTCAAATGGAGAGGGTGGCTGAAGTCCTCTGCAGAATATTGGCCATCTTGTAGTTAGGCATAGTtcccatgtttttatttaaatggtaAGGTTTTTGTGAATTTATTCTTATGCACTAGAGTGACTGAgtgaatttgtttttcagtttagatttttttttttttaaattatactttaagttccagggtacatgcacacaacgtgcaggtttgttacatatgtatacatgtgccatgttggtgtgctgcacccattaactcattaggtatatctcctaatgatatccctcccccctcccccctccccacaataggccccgatgtgtgatgttacccttcctgtgtccaagtgatctcattgttcggttcccacctatgagtgagaacatgcagtgtttggttttctgttcttgtgatagtttgctgaaaatgatggtttccagctgcatccatgtccctacaaaggacacgaactcatccttttttatggctgcatagtattccatggtgtatatgtgccacattttcttaatccagtctatcactgaaaTGCCTTAAATTCAGGTTAGATTTTCAAACAAGAACTTATAACCCAGCAAGAATGGGCCTTTGCCTGGAGAAGCATCCAGACCATGGGATGAATCTCCAAATGCTATTTCCATCTATAGAGCTTAGAGCACCCACCCCTACCAAGGAAGTCTTCCCAGATAATTTGTGTTTCATATGtaaaagcaagttttttttttcaaatgctgaaaacccaagcAAGTTAAGcctgcctttccttccttccttccttccttccttccttccttccttccttccttccttccttccttccttccttttcttttcttttcttttcttttcttttcttttcttttctttctttctttctttctttctttctttctttctttctttctttctttctttctctttctttctttcttctttctccttccttccttccttccttccttccttccttccttccttccttccttccttttctttcttctttttttttttttgacagagtctttgtcccctaggctggagtgcagtagtatgaccatgactcactgcagcctcaacctcccaggctcaagtgatcctcccgccgcagcctcccgagtagctgggactaccggcatacCGATGCccatctaatttaaaaaaaaaattttgtagagacaaagtctatgttgcccaggctggtctcaaactcctaggcttgagtgatttgcctgcctcggcctcccaaaatgccaggattataggcatgagttagCACACTTGGCAAAGTTAAGCTTTCCTTTGCCCTTAGAACGAGAtaattgtaaaatgaaaacattgagactaattttttttgtctgtaaatcTCATGTTACATATAGTTTAAATTACATTGAGTGTGATTGGAATAGATACTAGGTAGACAAATATTATCTAGTTAATCTATACCTACCACTTTCctgtgaaaagagagaaaagaagacactTACATTTATTTAACAGAGAGCACAGTTCTGATGGGCT
This portion of the Macaca thibetana thibetana isolate TM-01 chromosome X, ASM2454274v1, whole genome shotgun sequence genome encodes:
- the UXT gene encoding protein UXT, with the protein product MATPPKRRAVEATGEKVLRYETFISDVLQRDLRKVLDHRDKVYEQLAKYLQLRNVIERLQEAKHSELYMQVDLGCNFFVDTVVPDTSRIYVALGYGFFLELTLAEALKFIDRKSSLLTELSNSLTKDSMNIKAHIHMLLEGLRELQGLQNFPEKPHH
- the LOC126945614 gene encoding uncharacterized protein LOC126945614 isoform X3; the encoded protein is MMGSWGVGRGKTTLTAPVWPHTQFISTLSTLGIDLSGSSWGLSLPPLPTRGPGHPGTPKRGLYLRAASNKNDGRDEEQPANGIVRVACEVGERRESNLGRFQLWPWGTPSCWLLHPSDMPCPSVSTVLLSGPTRYSRLIL